One window from the genome of Armatimonadota bacterium encodes:
- a CDS encoding VOC family protein translates to MSGHVASEGGATSVECIIPILRVRDLAASLNHYETVLGFHRDWGGEPGGIMASVSRDNCGIMLCEGEQGHFGTWVWIGVSDVRPLFQALKAAGAHIAMEPVNFSWALEFRVEDPDGHILRFGSEPDGASPFADRAAGG, encoded by the coding sequence ATGTCCGGTCATGTCGCATCGGAAGGCGGGGCTACGAGTGTGGAATGCATCATTCCCATTCTGAGAGTCCGGGATCTGGCCGCAAGCCTTAACCACTACGAGACGGTTCTGGGCTTCCACAGGGATTGGGGCGGGGAGCCCGGCGGGATCATGGCTTCGGTTTCGCGCGACAATTGCGGGATCATGTTATGCGAGGGCGAGCAGGGGCATTTCGGAACCTGGGTGTGGATAGGAGTGTCGGATGTCCGGCCGCTCTTCCAGGCGCTCAAGGCGGCCGGCGCACACATCGCCATGGAGCCGGTGAACTTCTCGTGGGCGCTGGAGTTTCGGGTGGAGGACCCCGACGGCCACATACTGCGTTTCGGGTCGGAGCCCGACGGCGCCTCTCCGTTTGCGGATCGCGCCGCCGGAGGATAG